DNA from Mesotoga sp. Brook.08.105.5.1:
AGGTCTTGAAACTTTCAAACTTCTCCGGCGTAACGTAATCGACGACCGGTAGGTGTTCATGAGAGGGCTGAAGGTACTGCCCAATCGTCAACATGCTGCAGCCGGCATCAAGCAGGTCGTCTATTACGTATCTAACTTCCTCTTCGTTTTCGCCCAGTCCAACTATTATTCCAGACTTGGTTACTATTGTAGAATCGATTTCCTTTACTCTTCTCAGAAGCTCAATTGAGCGGCCATAAGCCGCTCCGGGTCTGACCTTGTCGTACAAGGAAGGTACCGTCTCCACGTTGTGATTCAGCACGTCCGGATGCTCTCTGACGATTTTTTCTAGTGCCTTCCAGTTACCATTCAGATCAGGGATCAGTAGCTCTACGGTCGTATCAGGACAGTTCTTTCTCAATTCACGGACCACATCGACAAACTGAGAAGCGCCACCATCATCCAGATCGTCCCTTGTAACCGAGGTGATTACAGCGTGCCTCAGTTGAAGAATATGAACGGCGTTAGAAATGTTCTCCGGCTCCTTTGGGTCTGGAGAGCCGGGTATTCCTTTCGAAACGGCGCAGAATCGACAGCGCCTTGTGCATACGTTGCCTAGTATCATGAAGGTTGCGGTTCTGGAAGCGAAACACTCACCTACATTGGGACACCTCGCTTCTTCGCAAACGGTGTGAAGCCGTAGGCTTCGCAACATGACTTTTATGTCACTCAGTTTACTTCTGTCAGTGTTAAGCTTTTCCTTAAGCCATTTTGGTTTCTCTATCACTTTGAACACTCTCCAGACATTCTCTCGAAATCTCCACTATCTTGCTTTCAAAGATAAGTGCGAACTTCTCTTTCACTTTCTCAATGATCTCTCGGAAGTCAAAACTGACTGTAAGATCATCCATCGAAACAACTGCATAGTCCTTTATTCCGCATGGATTTATCAGTTTGAAGTGACCTTTGTTCACCTGAACATTCAGAGCAAATCCGTGCATTGTGTACCATCTCTTTACCGCTATACCGACGGCGGCTATCTTCTCCTCTTTGACCCATACGCCCCTGTATTCCGGTTTTCTTCCTGCTTCTATACCGTAATCTTGCAACAACGTTATTACTACCTCTTCAAGAGAATTCACGTACCAGGGAAGATTCTTCTTCCATTTTCCAAGATTCAGAATCGGATATGCAACAAGCTGACCCGGGCCGTGATAGGTTATATTACCTCCCCTGTCGGTGTCTTGGAGCGCGACCCCCAGGCGTTTGAGCTCACTCTCGTCAACCAGAAGATTCTCTCTTCCTCCCGACCTACCTATAGTCAGCACCGGTTCGTGTTCAAGAAGAATCAGTATGCAGTCCGCTTTTCCCGCCATTACTTTTTCAAGCGCTCTATGCTGTATATTCAGCCCGTCAAGGTAGTTTGTGAGCCCATTAAGACTTATTGAATAGCAAGTTCGATTTTCCAAGGTCACTCAGCTCCAACCTTATCTGATTTTTCGGTAACTGAAGAAGGTAATATTCTAACGAATTCCGCATATTTCATGACTTCTTCTCGACTTAAGGGAGCGGGGCGGGTTTCTCCAGCGACCCACAACGCTACCTGATCAAAGAAATGAGGACTTCTCGGATCTTCGGATATCCCGGGCGGCAGAAACGCTCGAGAGTTGTCGATGTTCGAAAGGTCCACTACCTGAGTATAAGAATTTCCCAGCTGAGACCAGATGGTATTTGCTGAGGTTGTCGTGAGAGACGGCATGATTCTATTTGCATTCGGAAGTATTGAGGGAAAACCCTCTAAATTAGCCTGATAGACCATCACTAGTGATCTGACTTGAGAAGTGCCTTCTCGGATGTTGGCTGTTGCAGTCTCAATAACCTGATTGACCCAAACCGCGAGTTCCTCCTCATCCGTCAGCATGCCGTAGATCTCATTTTCGCTCAAGACGGAACGAAGGAGAAAAATGTTTCCCGCATGGCCTCCGCCGTATTTTGAGGCTAGAGTGGCAGTAGAAGAATCGACCCTCAAACTGCGATGCATTGTTTGGACAAGAGTCTCAGCAATATCTGCTGCCCCGCTGTTCTCAACCAGGCGATAGTCCCAATCACTGAAAACGTTTAGAAGCCTCGATGAGCTTTGAGACAACAGATTCCTTTGAAGCAAGAGGTCTGCCAGATCGAGAAAGTCTCGGGCTATTGACGAAACATTATCTCGATGTATTTCAGAAAAGCTTGAAAAAGTGAAGTCATTTTGATTATCGAGAAGCTCGTAAAGTCTCATGCTTCTAGGGTTATGTCCGGTCCCTCCGGTGCCTATCGTTAGGGAATACGGATACCAGTCGCCAACGGGCAGGTGATTTGCGCTGGCAACGAACCCCAAAGACGGATTCAAAACATGGGGAAGATCTTCAAAGGGCACGTATCCAATCCATTCCTTGTTGCCCGTCCAGCCTATCTGGGGAAGGCCAAGTCTTCCGGAACGGATCGGAATTGCCGCAGCCGTATGGTATCCGATATTTCCCGACACGTCGGCATACACAACATGTATCCCAGGGAACATGTAATCGCTCAATCCGCCGGTGAATTCTTCCCAGTTCCTTGATCTCATCATGGATAACATACCCGTTATCGGTGTCTTCATCTCGTCAATAGCAACGTATTTCAGTGAGAAGTTTTCTGCACGCCCTGCTCCTTTTAGAAACAAGTCTACGAGGGGACCATGAATAGTCTTACTAACTGTGATTTCAACCGGTTCTTCATCACGAACGTAAATGACCTCTGTGGTAGACTGCACAGGATACCAGACATCTTTGAAGAGAAATTCGGATCTATCTTCACTTAGTTTCTCCTGAAAGAGGTCTCCATTGTCAGAACCGAGCGCGGTTGCACCCCATGCAAGGTCTTCGTTCCAGCCAATGAGAAAGCCAGGCGAACCTGCAACACAGATTCCTCTCACATTGTAGTTGCCGCCGCTGAGGTGTATTTCATACCAGAGAGAAGGAAGAGTAACGGCAATCTGCGGGTCGCTCTCAAGGAGAGGACTCCCTGTGAGAGTCTTGCTTCCCGATACCGTCCATGCGTGGCTGGCCTTCAATGAGTCCCATTCCATCCATTCACTTGATTCGTGCTGTTCGCTTTCCATAAGCCGTCGGTATGCGTCGGGGTCGGTTCGAAGGAAGTCGGATTCAGTTACAATCGCAGCTGAATTGTCTGTAACGATCGGGTCTTGAGTTACGCCGCTCCGCAACCGCTGCTCGTAGTTTCGAAGGGCCGTGACTTCGTTTTGCCACGACCGATCGAATCTCTCTGATAGGCGCATCCACACAGCAATACTATCGGCAACCGTCCATGGATCCGGGACGATTCCAATCTCATCGAAGACAGGATTCAGGTTATCGAGATTAGTCTCAAGATAGTAGTTTACTCCTTCAGCATAGGCTTCGAGTATAGACTTCGTCTCACCGTCCAGATGATTGGCGATCTCTTGCGCGTGTTTGTAAAGCCCGAGCGTACGCATAAGCTTGTCCGACTCTAGCCAGTCCTTGCCGTAGATCTCTGACAGCTTTCCCGAGACTTTTCTGCGTGAGAGCTCCATTTGGAACATTCGGTCTTCTGCCGTTGCATAACCTGCTCCAAAAAAGAGCTCCGAATCCGTATCTGCATAGACGTGGGCAACTCCCCAGTAATCACGAATTATCTCTATCTGACTTGCAAACAACGTCATAGGGGAAGTTAAAAGAGCTGCAAGCATGAAGAATGTTAGTATCAAAAATCCAGTTTCTTTTCTCATGTTCACCCCCTAGATTCATCATCTGGAATGACCTTCCAATTATAGAGCACTCCATCCTCTGGATGAATTTGAGGCGAGTATCGCTCTTTTTGTGGCAGTCGAAATAGTAAAAGGGATCTCATTGTTGACTTAGCATACCTTTCCTGTGACCTTTGCAGGATTAATATGCAGGAATTCAAAGACTCATTTCATCCGCGAATTGCCTGAAAGAATTTATGACAGCGAAAGAGCTACGTGATAAGTCTTCCACAGTGGAATAGGTTCATATGGGCTTTGTTGGGCAGAATAAGCGGAGAGGTTTCCCTCTCCGCTTCATCTAGTGATTCAGATCAATTGGCAGGATTAATTATTACTATTCTTCCCTCATTCACAGGAGCGATCGTTCCATGCCTTTCAACGTATTCCGCGAAGGCGTCTCTCAGGAAAGACTTTGTCACAATAGTCTTCTCCATTTCGAGGAACATTGTGAACTTGTCTCCTCCGCCCGTGAGGAAGTCGTTAGCCGTAAGGGTATAGGTCTTTTCGAGGTCGAGAGGTACGCCGTTGGATGTCACGGATATCAATCGCTCATACGGTGGTTTAGAAGCGTCGAATGTGTATTCAAGCCCCGATACCTGTAAGAACTGACCGGCGGCGGCCGGGTAGGCCGAAATGCCGTGTTCAAGGATGTCCCATATCTGTTTTCCCGTTGCCTTTACGGCAACTACGAGGTTGTCGAAGGGGAGAACGGTATATACGTCCTTTATTGTTATATCTCCCGCGGGAACACTTGCTCGAACTCCGCCTCCGTTCTGGATTGCGAAATCAGTCCCCGTCATCTCTCTCAGACTGTCGGCTATAGCGTTGGCCAGATTGGATTCTTTGAGGCGCACAGTTCCTCGTTCTCCATCGAGATCGACTTCGGTCCTTCCAATTACTGTACCGAGCCTATCGTCGAGCTGCGAGACATAACTCTCTACCACTTCAACCACGGCCTCATCCTGCGGCAGATTTTGGCTCATGAAGACGTGAGCAAAGTTGATTCCGATTACCTCGCCTCTGTAGATATTTAGATTAGTCTTTGAGATCAGCTCTGCATGTTTACCTGAAGAGATTACCCAGCTTCCGTTTATCTTCTCCGGGAAAGCGACAACGTCTCTTCCGCCTTCAAATATCAGATCGTATCCGGAGACCTTTATCGGTAGTACTCTGTTTCCACCATGCAAGTGTGCAAGGGCGAAAACCAGATCTACCTGGGGAGACACTTCATCCAGGACTCTCTGCGCGGCCGAATACTGCTCTTCAAATGTTATTCCGGCAACATTTCTGGGGTGTGTATACCAGGCGCTGCTGTCATCGGTAAGCCCCACAATCGCTATCTTGAGACCCGCAATCTCCTTGATTATGTATGGCTCAAGAAAGTATGGGGATTCTCCCAGGTATAAAGTATTGGCGCCAAGGAATGGGAAATTCGCAAGCTGGCTATTTCTTTCCATAACGTTGAATGGGAAATCGAAGTCGTGGTTGCCGAGTACCATCGCATCGTAACCCATCATGTTCATTATCTTTATTACAGGTTCACCTTCGAAAAGATTGGCAACATTTGTGTTATAGGGAGCATCTCCTACGTCGAGAAGGAGAAGGTTGGGCTGCATTGCGCGTTCGGTGTTGACAAAGTATGCCATTTTCTCAACCGCTCCGACGGGATATTTCGCCCCACTGGGGAAGTATGGCTCGATGTGACCATGAATATCTGCGGTCGCCAGAATGGTGATAATCGTGAAGTCTGGGTTTTCTACGAAGTTGGAAAGGATTTGCGCAGCTTCCTCTCTTCTCAGTGGTCTGTCAAGAGAAAGCAGCTCGGCAGGTGCGTAAACTAGCTCTCTAAGTTTTGCTTCATAATCTACAGGCTCATCTACTCCGAAAAGAACCTTTGCTACAGCAAGTCCGAATTCAGCTGCGGTTATTGGTTCAAACGGCCTATATTCTCCGTTGACCACCTCTTCTGCACGGATCTTTATAAGCCCCTCGATGTATTCCTCTCCTTCGATATCGACGATATCTTTGGCAGACGGAACAACGAAAGCCTCATCAATAACACCAAGTGGATCGGTGTAGACGAACTTCTTCTCAACCTCTTCTTCGATCTTCATCGAATGAATCGTTGACAATTTGAATGTCTTGACAATCCACTCGGCCGCGTCAGCTCTTGAAAGAGCCTCAGCTGGATAGAAATACCCATCAAATGCCTCAACTATTCCCGAGGCATGAAGTTTTTCGATCGCAGCAGAATACGGACTGCCCGCGATATCTTTGAAGGTTGCAAAGGATAGAACACAAACCAGAATCAGCGCAATCAATACGAACTTACTCCTCAACATGATATCCCTCCTCTTTGTAAGGTGCTGTAATAATAAAAGAAATCATAAATCTCCAAAATTGATTCCACCCACGGACCGCGAAGCAATGCTAAGAATAGTATAATGCCGCGAAACGATATATCAAGCTCAAGTTCAGTCACTCATCAGTAACTGTTTCAGCGATTATAACAGCCTTACATAACGATACTCATAACTTGTTCGAAAACTCCCATATCTCCTCTGTAATCCTTGGAATTCCAGGTATCTAATGCGTTGAGATTGTTTTCTAGCAAATATCATGTAGTGTTTCAAGAATGAGAATTCATCTATCCGCACAATCTCCATAAGCGTAGGCCACAGCCAAGGGGCGAAGCGGGGGGTATAGGGTCTGGTAAGAGCATTAGAAGCTGTTCTTGGAAGAGCGGCTGTTTGTTCCGATGCTGTGCGTCCAGGTTCTTCGTTATTGGTCCAAGATTCCGTAATGCTGAAGCCAGAGACGTCCCTGGTTATTCTCCTCAGATCATGAACTCGTCCTTCGAAAGAGCCGCTGCGCGCTTAAGAACAAGAACCCGCTGAACGCTGTTCAAAACAACGTTGTCCGTCACGGTCCTCAGGTTCTCTTGCTCTTTCCTACCACGAACCCGCTACCCCCAACCCCGGCCTTTTGCTTTCCCTTACAACTTGCAACTTGCAAGTGTTCGCGTTTTTCGCCGCGTGGATCGAGATTCTGACCAGGACCTTCGTCAGAATGACGAAAAGCAAGAAAAGACTGTCATCCACGTAGAACCTTCCCTTAAATCCACTCACTTAGCCTGCCCTGAGATGCTCCTGTTCAGGGTCATCCCGTGATGGTTTTGCACGGGATCTGGGTTTCGTCTCATCGATCTCTCTCGCCTAGCTTTCAGCGGATCTTAGCCCACGAAGCCGGAACTAGCCTTTGCACTTAATACACCCGATCTTCATAACCCGTTTCTGATAAACCGCCCCTAAGAACCCGAATTTCTTAACCCGTTCCTATACTAGGCTCTTCCGCCCGGCGAAGTCGGAACTGGGCTTTGCGAAGCAAAGACTGGCTTCTGAATTTCTCCCGCTGAAAGCGGCATCAATTACTGCGCAGCAGCATTACTTCTGCTCTTGGTCTTGGTCTTCTCTAAGGACGGAGAACCGCTGACGGTGGACCTGAGAAGGCCTCCTGCGAAGCAGCATTACTTCTGCTCTTGGTCTTGGTCTTCTCTAAGGACGGAGAACCGCTGACGGTGGACCTGAGAAGGCCTCCTGCGAAGCAGCATCACTTCCTGGCGAAGCCAGCCTTGCGTCTTATTCCGCTCTTTCCTGCAGCCAACCTCTAACCTCGTTTTTTGTTCTCACAACTTGCAACTTGGAACCGATCCTTTGCTCTTCACCCGCAAAGCTCGATTATCGCCTGTGTGAATATCTTCGCACTGGTCAGCAGATCTTCAATCACTGCAAATTCATCGGGGCCGTGCATATTGTTCTCGCTTCCAGGCATAGTACAACCAAATGCCACACCGTTCTTCAGTCGATGAACGTACGTTCCACCTCCCATCGAGATGCAGTATCCCTTCTTTCCGGTGTAGCTTTCGTAACATCTAAGAAGTGTCTTGACGAATTCCGAGTCACCTGGAACGTGGTGAGGAGGTTTTATATCATCGTTTTGCAGAACTATGCCATACTCGGCCAGTTTTGCCTTAATTACGTCAAGGAGGTTCTCTTTCATTGCGCATAAAGGAGCCCTGCAATCGAAAGTCCCGTTGAGGCTTGAACCATCGTAATCCATCATATTAAGGCTTATTGTAAGCTTGCCGGAGAGTTCATCGCTCATCGCAACGCCAGCAGCCTCACCTAGCCAATCTCCGTGAGGAAATACTGAGTTCAGAGCTTTCAGCCGTTCAAAGCCGGTACTATGAGAAACCGGGAGTCTTGAGATGACCTCCAGCAAACCCGTCAAAGCATTTATCCCCTTATCTGGAGTCGAAGCATGGCCTTGAAGTCCTTTAGCCGTGATTGAAGTCTTTTCCCCCTCAGTGGTTAAGTTGAACGAGATGCCACTCAGTTCGCTTACGGCATCACAGTAATCTCTGATCTCTTCAGGATCGATTCCTTCGACCACCGCAGATGCTTCTCCGGGAACGACATTGCTCTTGATGCCTGCCTTGAAGCTTACGACCCTTGGAGTCTCGGTTGACTCTTCAAACCTGGATTCGAACTTTCCCTGGAGCCCTCCCTTTTCTATATTCACAACCGGGAAACTCGCATCCGGCGAGAAGGTCACAGGAGCCTCCTTTTCGATTCCATAGTAGTAGCGTATGTCGGATGATCCACACTCCTCATCTGTTCCTAAAATAAGTCTGACGCCGGCTTTCAGGGGGATGTCAAGATCCCTTACAGCCTTCATGGCGTATAGAGCAGCTACTGCAGGACCTTTGTCGTCGATCGTTCCGCGACCGTAAAGCTTTCCGTCCTTGACGACTGGGTCGAAAGGCTCCGTAACAGACCAGCCGTCTCCCCCAGGTACTACATCGAGATGGGCCAGGATGTCCAGCTTGTTTTCAAGTTCATTGAAATCGACAGCACCAACGTAGTTGTCGTAGTTTTTGGTTTTAAAACCCATTTTCGATGCCATTTCCAGAGCTGCAGCCAGTACTTCCGCCGGTCCATCGCCATACGGTCTACCCTCTTTCGCTTCTTCCCTGTCGCTCTTTATTCTTACCAGTCTCATAATGTCTCTTATCATGAGTCCTTTGTTTTGCTCGAAGTAGTCTTCAATCAGTTTCTTCATAAGAATTAGTCTTCACCTCCACCTGTTATAAGTCTCAGATAATGCGTATCCGCGTCTTGCAGCTGCATCGAAAAGGTAACCTAGTGATTCCTCTATCTTGCCTCTAGGTGCAGCAACGTTCATCCGTGTGAATCCCTTTCCCCCTATTCCATAGTTTATACCACGGTCTAGGTCGAGGTATGCCTCATTAAGCAGAAAGGATTGCAGCTCGTCATCATCTAACCGAAGGCCACGCCAATCTATCCATATCACGAAGGACCCTTCTACTTCGGATGCTCTAACATCTGGAATGTTGCTTCTAAAGAAATTCCTGATCATGTTTATGTTCTCAGCAACATATTTCTTCATCTCCCGTACCCAGTCAGAGCCTTTCGGTCCGTATCCGGCACATACCGCCGCGTGGGTCAAAGGATCAATGCTTCCGTAATGATCGGCATCCCGCTGAACCCTGAACTTATCTCTTGTTTCGGAATCGGGGATAATCATATTTGCATTGTTAACGCCCGTGAAATTGAAGACCTTTCCCAGCGAGGTCGCAACTATCGAGTGGCTTTCGTTTCCAGCGACCTTAGCGTAAGGAACTGCCGAATTGCCGTTGAAGGTTATCTCTCCGAATATCTCGTCACTGAAGACAAGGACGTTATATCTTTGAGCAAGTGAGGAGATTATCTCTAGATCTGAAGGCCGCCACACTTTCGCAATGGGGTTGTGAGGATTGCACAATACGAAAAGCCTGTTCTTATCAACCTTCATGCATCTCTCAAGGTCGTCGAAATCCATCGAGTACTTTCCGTCTTTGTAGATCAGAGGATTGCTTACTATCTCTCGATTCGTCCTTCTGACTGCCTGTTCATACCTGTTGTAGACAGGAGGCTGTACGATAACG
Protein-coding regions in this window:
- the pepV gene encoding dipeptidase PepV, yielding MKKLIEDYFEQNKGLMIRDIMRLVRIKSDREEAKEGRPYGDGPAEVLAAALEMASKMGFKTKNYDNYVGAVDFNELENKLDILAHLDVVPGGDGWSVTEPFDPVVKDGKLYGRGTIDDKGPAVAALYAMKAVRDLDIPLKAGVRLILGTDEECGSSDIRYYYGIEKEAPVTFSPDASFPVVNIEKGGLQGKFESRFEESTETPRVVSFKAGIKSNVVPGEASAVVEGIDPEEIRDYCDAVSELSGISFNLTTEGEKTSITAKGLQGHASTPDKGINALTGLLEVISRLPVSHSTGFERLKALNSVFPHGDWLGEAAGVAMSDELSGKLTISLNMMDYDGSSLNGTFDCRAPLCAMKENLLDVIKAKLAEYGIVLQNDDIKPPHHVPGDSEFVKTLLRCYESYTGKKGYCISMGGGTYVHRLKNGVAFGCTMPGSENNMHGPDEFAVIEDLLTSAKIFTQAIIELCG
- the lipA gene encoding lipoyl synthase, giving the protein MIEKPKWLKEKLNTDRSKLSDIKVMLRSLRLHTVCEEARCPNVGECFASRTATFMILGNVCTRRCRFCAVSKGIPGSPDPKEPENISNAVHILQLRHAVITSVTRDDLDDGGASQFVDVVRELRKNCPDTTVELLIPDLNGNWKALEKIVREHPDVLNHNVETVPSLYDKVRPGAAYGRSIELLRRVKEIDSTIVTKSGIIVGLGENEEEVRYVIDDLLDAGCSMLTIGQYLQPSHEHLPVVDYVTPEKFESFKTFALEMGFLFVASGPLVRSSYHAAMGFSSLR
- the lipB gene encoding lipoyl(octanoyl) transferase LipB is translated as MENRTCYSISLNGLTNYLDGLNIQHRALEKVMAGKADCILILLEHEPVLTIGRSGGRENLLVDESELKRLGVALQDTDRGGNITYHGPGQLVAYPILNLGKWKKNLPWYVNSLEEVVITLLQDYGIEAGRKPEYRGVWVKEEKIAAVGIAVKRWYTMHGFALNVQVNKGHFKLINPCGIKDYAVVSMDDLTVSFDFREIIEKVKEKFALIFESKIVEISRECLESVQSDRETKMA
- a CDS encoding penicillin acylase family protein codes for the protein MRKETGFLILTFFMLAALLTSPMTLFASQIEIIRDYWGVAHVYADTDSELFFGAGYATAEDRMFQMELSRRKVSGKLSEIYGKDWLESDKLMRTLGLYKHAQEIANHLDGETKSILEAYAEGVNYYLETNLDNLNPVFDEIGIVPDPWTVADSIAVWMRLSERFDRSWQNEVTALRNYEQRLRSGVTQDPIVTDNSAAIVTESDFLRTDPDAYRRLMESEQHESSEWMEWDSLKASHAWTVSGSKTLTGSPLLESDPQIAVTLPSLWYEIHLSGGNYNVRGICVAGSPGFLIGWNEDLAWGATALGSDNGDLFQEKLSEDRSEFLFKDVWYPVQSTTEVIYVRDEEPVEITVSKTIHGPLVDLFLKGAGRAENFSLKYVAIDEMKTPITGMLSMMRSRNWEEFTGGLSDYMFPGIHVVYADVSGNIGYHTAAAIPIRSGRLGLPQIGWTGNKEWIGYVPFEDLPHVLNPSLGFVASANHLPVGDWYPYSLTIGTGGTGHNPRSMRLYELLDNQNDFTFSSFSEIHRDNVSSIARDFLDLADLLLQRNLLSQSSSRLLNVFSDWDYRLVENSGAADIAETLVQTMHRSLRVDSSTATLASKYGGGHAGNIFLLRSVLSENEIYGMLTDEEELAVWVNQVIETATANIREGTSQVRSLVMVYQANLEGFPSILPNANRIMPSLTTTSANTIWSQLGNSYTQVVDLSNIDNSRAFLPPGISEDPRSPHFFDQVALWVAGETRPAPLSREEVMKYAEFVRILPSSVTEKSDKVGAE
- a CDS encoding aminotransferase class I/II-fold pyridoxal phosphate-dependent enzyme, with the translated sequence MDFKTAPAIIDALVKRAKIGFMGFTLADDKYLSSIRWWMKNMRDWEIEKDWIVPTYGTIHSVATTIRAFTEEGDGVIVQPPVYNRYEQAVRRTNREIVSNPLIYKDGKYSMDFDDLERCMKVDKNRLFVLCNPHNPIAKVWRPSDLEIISSLAQRYNVLVFSDEIFGEITFNGNSAVPYAKVAGNESHSIVATSLGKVFNFTGVNNANMIIPDSETRDKFRVQRDADHYGSIDPLTHAAVCAGYGPKGSDWVREMKKYVAENINMIRNFFRSNIPDVRASEVEGSFVIWIDWRGLRLDDDELQSFLLNEAYLDLDRGINYGIGGKGFTRMNVAAPRGKIEESLGYLFDAAARRGYALSETYNRWR
- a CDS encoding 5'-nucleotidase C-terminal domain-containing protein — translated: MLRSKFVLIALILVCVLSFATFKDIAGSPYSAAIEKLHASGIVEAFDGYFYPAEALSRADAAEWIVKTFKLSTIHSMKIEEEVEKKFVYTDPLGVIDEAFVVPSAKDIVDIEGEEYIEGLIKIRAEEVVNGEYRPFEPITAAEFGLAVAKVLFGVDEPVDYEAKLRELVYAPAELLSLDRPLRREEAAQILSNFVENPDFTIITILATADIHGHIEPYFPSGAKYPVGAVEKMAYFVNTERAMQPNLLLLDVGDAPYNTNVANLFEGEPVIKIMNMMGYDAMVLGNHDFDFPFNVMERNSQLANFPFLGANTLYLGESPYFLEPYIIKEIAGLKIAIVGLTDDSSAWYTHPRNVAGITFEEQYSAAQRVLDEVSPQVDLVFALAHLHGGNRVLPIKVSGYDLIFEGGRDVVAFPEKINGSWVISSGKHAELISKTNLNIYRGEVIGINFAHVFMSQNLPQDEAVVEVVESYVSQLDDRLGTVIGRTEVDLDGERGTVRLKESNLANAIADSLREMTGTDFAIQNGGGVRASVPAGDITIKDVYTVLPFDNLVVAVKATGKQIWDILEHGISAYPAAAGQFLQVSGLEYTFDASKPPYERLISVTSNGVPLDLEKTYTLTANDFLTGGGDKFTMFLEMEKTIVTKSFLRDAFAEYVERHGTIAPVNEGRIVIINPAN